The following coding sequences are from one Pigmentibacter sp. JX0631 window:
- a CDS encoding metallophosphoesterase, translating into MRKILSFIFYGIILFSCSLAVAKDFLSISDIHFNPLEICEDPANSNCVLLIEELHVTEANSWAMVFKKYNQTNKITIYGKNTNYILFNSFLEEIKNQTTKKKFEFVIVLGDFLAHFFIQNYNKYTKDMPKNKYDSIDIFVQKTMQYIAYELRKSIGNNIEIFPVLGNNDSSVDNYNVDNPKKSNFYKNLQSNWGNLNKSILNSSSFLEGGYYIADTGLTNLKIIALNTNIFSINAKSQDNINLKNMANNQLKWLENIFKKNTKDNFLIISHIPSGVDAYTTAIRIEKSKDKVSFWSSKNYNIENNYLKIISNYSNNINGIFVGHTHHDGFQILNQELGLYTVSVPSVSPVHFNNPAFKIFSLNETFNLENSVTNYFDLKEKKWIQGTSFNELFESKNIFIGIQSLVGKWLNQLSEPDEKFMKYFFVNSPFANQIRSKWKYYACAMSDNLESSDYLNCINQEN; encoded by the coding sequence ATGCGTAAAATTCTAAGTTTTATTTTTTATGGAATTATTTTATTCAGCTGTTCCTTAGCTGTAGCGAAAGATTTTTTGTCCATTAGTGATATTCACTTCAATCCTTTAGAAATATGCGAGGATCCTGCAAACTCAAATTGTGTACTTTTAATAGAAGAATTGCATGTGACAGAAGCAAATTCTTGGGCAATGGTATTCAAAAAATATAATCAGACCAATAAAATTACCATCTATGGAAAAAATACAAACTATATATTATTTAATAGCTTTCTAGAAGAAATTAAAAATCAAACAACTAAAAAGAAATTTGAATTTGTAATAGTTCTGGGCGATTTTTTAGCGCATTTTTTTATCCAAAATTATAACAAGTATACAAAAGATATGCCAAAAAATAAATATGATAGTATAGACATATTTGTTCAAAAAACTATGCAGTATATTGCATATGAATTAAGAAAATCAATTGGAAATAATATTGAAATATTTCCAGTTTTAGGGAATAATGATTCTTCTGTAGATAATTATAATGTAGATAATCCGAAAAAAAGTAACTTCTATAAAAATTTGCAATCAAATTGGGGTAATTTGAATAAAAGTATATTAAATTCCTCCTCTTTTCTTGAAGGAGGCTACTATATAGCTGATACTGGCTTAACTAACTTAAAAATTATTGCCTTAAATACAAATATTTTTTCAATAAATGCGAAAAGTCAAGATAATATAAATTTAAAGAATATGGCTAATAATCAATTAAAATGGTTAGAAAATATTTTCAAAAAAAATACAAAAGATAATTTTTTAATTATCTCGCATATTCCTAGTGGAGTAGATGCTTATACTACCGCTATACGGATTGAAAAAAGTAAAGATAAAGTTTCTTTTTGGAGTTCTAAAAATTATAATATAGAAAATAATTACTTGAAAATTATTAGCAATTATTCAAACAATATAAATGGTATTTTTGTCGGACATACTCATCATGATGGATTTCAAATTTTAAATCAAGAATTAGGCTTATATACTGTGTCTGTTCCATCAGTAAGTCCAGTGCATTTTAATAATCCAGCGTTTAAAATATTTTCTTTGAATGAGACATTTAATTTAGAAAATTCAGTGACAAATTATTTTGACTTAAAAGAAAAAAAATGGATTCAAGGAACTAGTTTTAACGAACTTTTCGAATCAAAAAATATTTTTATTGGTATCCAGAGTTTAGTTGGAAAGTGGCTTAATCAATTATCTGAACCTGACGAAAAATTTATGAAGTATTTTTTTGTAAATTCTCCTTTTGCAAATCAAATTAGAAGTAAATGGAAATATTATGCTTGTGCAATGAGTGATAATTTAGAAAGTAGTGACTACTTAAATTGTATAAATCAAGAAAACTAA